The sequence TAGAAGAGGTGATACGGTTAGGAAATGGATCACTGAAGGATTTATCTCTGAAGTTGGGTGGCGCAGCCGTGAGGAAGTGGCGAACCAATGCTTTGATGACCTTGTCGGCAGCAAAGTGATTCAGCCTGTGGAACGCCCAACCTTTTATGGGAAGAGGATGTATGAGGTCAACTGCATGATGCTCTACGTTCTTAGGCTGATATCACGAGAAGAGAACTTGGTCACCTTTCTGTCTGACTTGGACATTTCAGAGACACCTGCAGCGAGGCCTGTCTTTCTGTCTATCCGACGCTGTGGCTCGGACGGTTCAAATGGCACAGAAAGGCTGGATCTTTTGCATGTTCGTTCCGTAACCATGACTCGCTGTGACAAGTtgttttcgtttaagcatttgggGTATCTGCGAGTGTTGAATGTGGAGGACTGTGATGGTTTGGATGATACTGATGTACAGCACATATGCGGAATGATCCTGCTGAAGCACTTGAGTCTGAAAGAGACACCACAAGTCACTAGGATTCCTCCACAAATCGGGAACCTACGACATCTTGAGACTCTTGAGATCGAGCTGACCCAAATCAGTGTTCTCCCTCCACAGATTGGGAAGCTGCAAAATCTGGAGACACTGGATGTAAGGCTGACACGAGTGAAAGAGCTGCCCAAGGAGCTCGTCCAGCTCCCCAAACTAGCAAATCTGCATTTTGGCCATACTGGGGTGAGGCTACCTGCTGGAAGTGATCGCTTCAAGTCAGTCAAGGTGTTGGGCACCATTGATTCGAGGGAATGCTCGGTAAGCACCCTGGAGGAGATTACTGGGATGACTGGATTGACTAAGGCTGAAGTCATGTTGTACGGTGAGCCCGCCGACACGCCAAAAAATGACAATCTACTGTCTTGCATGGGCAAGTGCACTAGTCTGCGGTCCCTAATAGTTCACGGTGATTTCATTACGAGCGACGACCTTCCTGCGTCTCCCAACTTTCCTCTACTTGAAAAGCTAACGGTGACCGCAAGATTTGATAAAATTCCCGGGTGGATCGCACATCTCAGCCGTCTTAAGAAGCTAGAAATCAGGCTCTTTGAACAAGGACTAAACGATCTCAAGATACTTGGAGGTCTGCCCAGCCTCACTAGCCTTGCAATCCAGCTGTTTGGTGACCCACGGAAACAAGTCACTATAACTTCAGGTTTTGCCAGACTCGAGTTTTTCGCCTTCGACTGCTATGCGCCATGGGTAAAGTTTGAGCAGGGAGCCATGCCAAGCCTGAGACAGATCGAGCTGACACACTATTCTGGCCCAGCAGGTAAAACTCCAGCAGGTATCATATACCTTGAGAGCCTCCAGAAGGTCACCCTCATCTACTCTTCACACTGTTCAAGTTGTGCTGGTGTCATCGAGACATTTGCTGTCATGAGGAAGGAAGCTGCCAGCCATGCTAATCGGATTGTGCTTTCTGTTAATGGCGACGATGAGATTTTCCCATCCATCTCAAGTGTTGACGGAAAGATTACTACAAACGAAAACGAAGAGCGTTAGCTTCCCTACTACTCTATGTGTGAGTGTATATTCTCATGGGTACAATTTTATTCTCAATCCTTttgttgaaaaaaatcaaaaatgaaaaatgaaaatttCAAATTTCAAAAAGTTCTGAAATAAGTACCGCATGTATATAATTTATAGGTGTATTCTATGTATGTGTAAATTTTCATTCTAAGATACTTGAACAAGTGAGCCGTCCAACATTTTGTCTCTATTGTGTTGCTCACATGTTTAAATCACTCCTAATATTTTTTTATACAGCTAGTTTCCCACTAAGGGCTAGTTTGGTAGCCCGTGATCCCGGGGGGATCCCCGTCAAATACCAGGGCACAGAGCCCACGAGGCAAACGCGGCCCGTGGAAAACCACGACGACGTTTGGTTGCTCGCTCGCTAGGGATATGTTGCCCCGGTCCCCTTCTGGGACCTTCCTTTCCCCGGGTGAGAGATCCACGCCCAGATAGGTCGGGGAGAAAAGCCACGACTCACGCGGGGTGCATCGAGCGATCTCCTCCAGCGACTACCTAAGCACTATACCTGGCATTTTTTCTGGACGTGATCTTCTTCCGTCTACCCTGTCTTCCAAACTACCATGGTGATCTCCCCGTGGTAGGAGGAGGGATCCCCGATGGCCATGGCAATCCCCTGATGGAGGATTAGGGCCCTGGGAAGCTATCCCCTTGCAACCAAATTAGGCCTAAAAGAGGCATGCATTGTGCAGGGTAAGGCTTGTGGATTTTTTTTTGACAAAAGAGAGCATTCTCTCCGATTTTCATTAAAAGAAATCACCATGTCTTACTACATAGCAAAAAGAGAAACTAAAAAACCTAACATGTCACTCCACTCCCCTACGAAATGCGTTGTGCCAAACTGAGGGAAGGAGGAGAAGCCATCCCTTCCCCTCCCGAAACCCTCAAGGCAAAAGGAACCTACGGGAGTGGTCCGAGGCCTGAATTCATAGAGAAATCCAGCCCCCAGAAACGCTTACAACTCTGTTTATTAAGAACAGAGGCATACACCAGGACCACGGTCTTATCATAGATTCTTACAAGACCACATACCGTCTGGAAAGCAAAATAAAACAAGCTAGAATGTAATGGCAGAAGTGCTTTCGTCGCAGCAACGGGATCTTCCTGTAGTCACCCCTGGATTCGCCCAGTCTTCAGGCGCCACCCATGAGCTGCTTTGAATACTTCTTCCGCCACCTTACTTACTTGTTTCACTCCAGCCTCCATCAACCTACTTCTTGCGGGATTTGTCTGCAAAATATTCCAATCATTTAAATTTTTGAGAAACAGAGTAATAGGAACACAGGGGTCATTTACCCTATTGTTGTCAAAAATAACATTGTTTCTTAGTTTCCAGGTAGTCCAGCATATCGCTGAAACACCTATCATGACCAGACTTTTTTCATCTTTACTAAATGTATTACCCAGGTTTTCATAACAGCATCCAGGGTTTCTGGAATGTCTCTCAAATTGAAAGCACATTTTAAGATGTTCCACAGTAATCTAGCAACTGAACAGGACAAAAAAAGATGATTTATACTTTCTTTACACTCACAAAAAGGACACTCATCATCACCTTTCCACCCCCTACGTGGCAGATTATCTTTTGTAAGAATGCTTTTTGTAAGATCCAACCACATGAACACTTTGATTCTGGGTGGCATTTTAATCTTCCACACATACAAGTGTGGATATTTGACACCATTTTCAATCAGGTGCCTGTAAAAGGATTTTACAGTATAAACTCCTTTTTTAGTCAAAGACCATTTTATTTTGTCTTTATCCTCATTCAAAGTCACCGATCTACATGCTTCTTTAATATGTCCCCATAGCTCTCTAGCGTCTCCTAATAAAGTTCTTCTAAATTGCACATTATCAAGACCATTGTCAAAAACTTCTTTAACTGTTTTCTTTTTATCAAGGATTGTGCTAACCACCAGTCG comes from Triticum aestivum cultivar Chinese Spring chromosome 5B, IWGSC CS RefSeq v2.1, whole genome shotgun sequence and encodes:
- the LOC123113380 gene encoding disease resistance protein RGA5, with product MVDVATGAMASLLPKLEKLLEHKLHKAVKEDAEQLLRELTSLHAALGNGSDPRWADDCRELSYHADDIVDAFLAASEPAACRNGCLGFLADLLDPRHRIANAIKDIRRQTLNLTDRYSSTDKDKLAPAAATTGASPHLWEEAEEPLVGVERGRDTLIKSLAGGQQMKIVSIVGSGGLGKTALANLVFRQLRPQFDSCAFVSVSSMPDMEGIFEQMLRQLNVEKNHNQEAKDAIRDFLQNRRYLIIVDDLWRKEDWHILSRSLPANACGSRVIVTTRSDDIAKTCCSGQDELICEIRHLDDLNSKKLFLQRCFGSDASCPDALAREVGEILQICGGIPSAIISIASLLNSKIAARKPWQDVVYAFHSAWNEMASSLDSAQERIPGLEDLIKVLSLSYENLPSTLKTCLLCIATSKTIKYQKFRRGDTVRKWITEGFISEVGWRSREEVANQCFDDLVGSKVIQPVERPTFYGKRMYEVNCMMLYVLRLISREENLVTFLSDLDISETPAARPVFLSIRRCGSDGSNGTERLDLLHVRSVTMTRCDKLFSFKHLGYLRVLNVEDCDGLDDTDVQHICGMILLKHLSLKETPQVTRIPPQIGNLRHLETLEIELTQISVLPPQIGKLQNLETLDVRLTRVKELPKELVQLPKLANLHFGHTGVRLPAGSDRFKSVKVLGTIDSRECSVSTLEEITGMTGLTKAEVMLYGEPADTPKNDNLLSCMGKCTSLRSLIVHGDFITSDDLPASPNFPLLEKLTVTARFDKIPGWIAHLSRLKKLEIRLFEQGLNDLKILGGLPSLTSLAIQLFGDPRKQVTITSGFARLEFFAFDCYAPWVKFEQGAMPSLRQIELTHYSGPAGKTPAGIIYLESLQKVTLIYSSHCSSCAGVIETFAVMRKEAASHANRIVLSVNGDDEIFPSISSVDGKITTNENEER